One segment of Actinomyces sp. 432 DNA contains the following:
- a CDS encoding DUF4193 domain-containing protein, which produces MATDYDAPRKNDDEPEADSIEELTARQKDQSSEAIEEDENEVAEGFELPGADLSREELSVHVVPQLEDEFTCSECFLVHHRSSLAYVDEQTGLPVCTDCAG; this is translated from the coding sequence ATGGCAACCGACTACGATGCCCCGCGCAAGAACGACGACGAGCCCGAAGCCGACTCGATCGAGGAACTCACCGCGCGTCAGAAGGATCAGTCCTCGGAGGCGATCGAGGAGGACGAGAACGAAGTCGCCGAGGGATTCGAGCTGCCCGGGGCGGACCTGTCCCGTGAAGAACTCAGTGTGCACGTCGTCCCGCAGCTCGAGGACGAGTTCACCTGCTCGGAGTGCTTCCTGGTGCACCACCGCTCCTCACTCGCCTATGTAGACGAGCAGACCGGCCTGCCGGTGTGCACGGACTGCGCCGGCTGA
- a CDS encoding DUF3710 domain-containing protein: protein MGLFSRRHRDDGIDDARDDGRDDAADVAVGPGESTPSKPEDVGVGPWDAADAPDETAFAGLVDLGALRVPAVDGMQIRMERAGQGGEASAVVLILGGSTMELRAFAAPRTAGIWDELRADITAQLTRAKATFELVEGDYGTEIIAQLPVRTPEGRTGTMAARFIGVDGPRWFLRGVLQGRAATDPDAARQLREVFAGTVVVRDGVARPPREILPLHAPGATAAPEAEELPGLDPLQPGPTIAEVR, encoded by the coding sequence ATGGGCCTTTTCTCCCGCCGTCACCGTGACGACGGCATAGACGACGCCAGAGACGACGGCAGGGACGACGCAGCTGACGTCGCCGTCGGCCCGGGCGAGTCCACGCCGAGCAAGCCGGAGGATGTTGGCGTCGGCCCCTGGGATGCCGCCGACGCCCCGGACGAGACCGCCTTCGCCGGACTCGTTGATCTGGGCGCCCTGCGCGTGCCAGCCGTCGACGGCATGCAGATCCGCATGGAGCGCGCAGGACAGGGAGGCGAGGCCTCCGCAGTCGTCCTCATCCTGGGCGGCTCAACCATGGAGCTGCGCGCCTTCGCCGCTCCCCGCACCGCCGGCATCTGGGATGAGCTGCGCGCGGACATCACGGCACAGCTGACCCGCGCGAAGGCCACCTTCGAGCTGGTGGAGGGCGACTACGGCACCGAGATCATCGCGCAGCTCCCGGTGCGTACGCCGGAGGGCCGCACCGGGACCATGGCCGCCCGCTTCATCGGCGTCGACGGCCCGCGCTGGTTCCTGCGCGGCGTCCTCCAAGGGCGCGCAGCCACCGACCCCGACGCCGCCAGACAGCTACGTGAGGTCTTCGCAGGCACCGTGGTTGTGCGCGACGGCGTCGCCCGCCCGCCGCGCGAGATCCTGCCCCTACATGCCCCGGGCGCGACTGCGGCGCCCGAGGCCGAGGAACTGCCGGGACTGGACCCGCTGCAGCCAGGCCCCACCATCGCCGAGGTGCGATGA
- a CDS encoding OB-fold nucleic acid binding domain-containing protein, producing the protein MSRRSGTVRVARLFKRLRPARRPRLDSGAAAAVGAHAPSTRPGDILIKDLAPRRRAHVSGVLRAVTYRPASAKPVLVGQLDDGTGVVNLIWIGRRAIVGIEPGARLRAEGMVVSGRTRPSIYNPLYELLGEDI; encoded by the coding sequence ATGAGCCGGCGCAGCGGGACGGTACGCGTCGCACGCCTGTTCAAGCGCCTGCGTCCCGCGCGCCGCCCCCGCCTGGACTCGGGCGCAGCCGCAGCCGTCGGCGCGCACGCCCCGTCCACGCGCCCCGGCGACATCCTGATCAAGGACCTGGCGCCCCGTCGGCGCGCCCACGTGTCCGGTGTGCTGCGGGCGGTCACCTACCGGCCTGCCTCTGCCAAGCCGGTGCTCGTCGGCCAGCTCGACGACGGCACCGGCGTGGTAAACCTGATCTGGATCGGTCGGCGCGCCATCGTCGGCATTGAGCCGGGCGCACGGCTGCGGGCCGAGGGCATGGTCGTATCCGGGCGCACCCGTCCAAGTATTTATAACCCGCTTTACGAGCTCCTCGGGGAGGACATATGA
- a CDS encoding DUF3159 domain-containing protein, translating to MTERPAAAAPPARDDGRSGLGALDADRFDAAAAVGGWRGILESAVPTLVFICVLAARPQALVPALLASLAVSALALLARLRGRQPLTQVLGGAALAAISALWAWRTGSATNFYATGLVINALWLAATGGSLLLRRPLVGVLLGAWHAASGGEQIGTSSSAGSAARRYAVATAILAGMFALRLAVEVPLYLVGEAAVSVLGIARLLLGLPLFAVTLWFVWLVIGPVLRQPETSQADSGDSSPGLAEPVS from the coding sequence ATGACCGAGCGCCCCGCCGCGGCGGCACCGCCCGCCCGCGATGACGGGCGCAGCGGACTCGGCGCGCTGGACGCAGACCGCTTCGACGCGGCCGCAGCCGTCGGCGGGTGGCGCGGCATTCTGGAGTCCGCCGTGCCCACACTCGTGTTCATCTGCGTACTGGCAGCGCGCCCTCAGGCACTGGTGCCGGCACTGCTGGCGTCACTGGCGGTAAGCGCCCTCGCCCTGCTGGCCCGGCTACGCGGCCGCCAGCCGCTGACCCAGGTGCTCGGCGGTGCCGCCCTGGCGGCCATCAGCGCACTGTGGGCGTGGCGGACCGGAAGCGCCACGAACTTCTACGCCACCGGACTGGTTATCAATGCGCTGTGGCTGGCGGCCACCGGTGGCTCACTCCTGCTGCGCCGCCCCCTGGTGGGCGTCCTGCTGGGCGCATGGCATGCCGCGTCAGGGGGAGAGCAGATCGGCACGAGCAGTTCGGCCGGCTCCGCCGCCCGCCGCTACGCGGTGGCCACAGCGATCCTGGCCGGCATGTTCGCACTGCGGCTGGCGGTCGAAGTGCCCCTATACCTGGTCGGAGAGGCGGCCGTGAGTGTTCTGGGAATAGCCCGCCTCCTGCTGGGACTGCCCTTGTTCGCCGTGACTTTGTGGTTCGTGTGGCTGGTCATCGGCCCGGTTCTCAGGCAGCCGGAAACCAGTCAAGCCGACTCAGGCGACTCGTCCCCGGGGCTGGCCGAGCCGGTGTCCTGA
- a CDS encoding potassium channel family protein yields the protein MKILIAGAGSVGRSIARELISHGHDVTLVDRAPDAMRIASVPEADWQLADACDLGSLADAGAGDCDVVVSATGDDKANLVISLLAKTEYAVPRTVARVNNPKNEWLFDDTWGVDVAVSTPRIMTALVEEAVSVGSLVPVFTFHQSGVLMHELTLPDDSPVIGELVSGVKLPPHTVLATILRDFRPLRPGPDDRFERGDELLFLTAQAGEAVLDQVPAIFTAAQQTAQDTGSASPGDESPESA from the coding sequence ATGAAGATCCTGATTGCCGGAGCCGGCTCGGTGGGACGCTCGATCGCCCGCGAGCTCATCAGCCACGGGCACGATGTGACCCTGGTGGACCGCGCCCCCGACGCAATGCGTATCGCCTCCGTGCCCGAGGCGGACTGGCAGCTGGCGGATGCCTGCGACCTGGGCTCCCTGGCCGACGCGGGAGCCGGCGACTGTGACGTGGTGGTTTCCGCCACCGGGGATGACAAGGCCAACCTGGTCATCTCCCTGCTGGCCAAGACCGAGTACGCGGTTCCACGCACGGTGGCACGAGTGAACAACCCGAAGAACGAGTGGCTGTTCGACGACACCTGGGGGGTGGACGTGGCCGTGTCGACCCCGCGAATCATGACCGCGCTGGTGGAGGAGGCGGTAAGCGTCGGTTCGCTGGTACCAGTGTTCACCTTCCACCAGTCCGGAGTGCTCATGCACGAGCTCACGCTGCCGGATGACTCGCCCGTGATTGGTGAGCTGGTCAGTGGGGTGAAGCTGCCGCCGCACACGGTGCTGGCCACGATACTGCGGGACTTCCGGCCGCTTCGACCGGGTCCCGATGACCGCTTCGAGCGGGGCGACGAGCTGCTGTTCCTTACTGCCCAGGCCGGTGAGGCGGTCCTGGATCAGGTGCCGGCGATATTCACCGCCGCGCAGCAGACGGCTCAGGACACCGGCTCGGCCAGCCCCGGGGACGAGTCGCCTGAGTCGGCTTGA
- a CDS encoding potassium channel family protein, whose amino-acid sequence MHFVIMGCGRVGASMATQLDRMGHSVAVIDRNSDAFRRLPSTFNGRKIKGIGFDRDALEQAGIDEAYAFAAVSNGDNSNIIAARVARELFGVEHVVARIYDATRADVYERLGIPTVATVRQTAEHMMRRVLPGGTAREFMDPSGAVGLVQPDVSAAWIGTAVGALEERLGVRVAWISRGSGAVIPQPDTRIQEHDRLHVAATAQQLGALQRALSRPPAQEV is encoded by the coding sequence GTGCACTTCGTCATCATGGGCTGCGGCCGAGTGGGGGCCTCCATGGCCACCCAGCTGGACCGTATGGGTCATTCGGTGGCCGTTATCGACCGCAACTCCGACGCCTTCCGGCGACTGCCGTCGACATTCAACGGCCGCAAGATCAAGGGCATCGGCTTCGACCGCGATGCCCTGGAGCAGGCCGGCATAGACGAGGCCTACGCCTTTGCCGCCGTTTCCAACGGGGACAACTCCAACATCATCGCCGCGCGCGTGGCGCGCGAGTTGTTCGGCGTGGAGCACGTGGTGGCCCGGATCTATGACGCCACTCGGGCCGATGTCTACGAGCGGCTCGGAATTCCCACGGTGGCGACTGTGCGGCAGACCGCCGAGCACATGATGCGTCGCGTGCTGCCCGGTGGAACCGCGCGGGAGTTCATGGATCCCTCCGGGGCGGTGGGGCTGGTCCAGCCGGACGTGTCCGCCGCATGGATCGGCACCGCAGTGGGCGCACTGGAGGAACGGCTCGGCGTGCGGGTCGCTTGGATCTCGCGCGGGTCCGGGGCCGTGATCCCACAGCCGGACACCCGTATCCAGGAGCACGACCGGCTGCACGTGGCCGCTACCGCCCAGCAGCTCGGGGCCCTGCAACGCGCCCTCTCCCGCCCGCCCGCACAGGAGGTATAG
- a CDS encoding APC family permease, with product MRDFADPVKRLPAGSPAPGPAPGGALLPKRVALPALAAPTLSGVGYAPDAILTTLAVAGVTATAASSWVMLAAVGLLIIVVVSYRQIAYAYPGSSDYEVAASGLGHRAGVATAAAMLWDYVLIVAVSTCAATSYLASVVPGLAAHKQAGAVAVTTVLAVMNLRGKRRPGGAFALCTYVYLAAVAATAVSGLIQELAGNLGRAPSAGYELASQDGWEQGLTGLAGVLLILRAWALGGVALTGVGEIVRAVPGFRRPKSRNAATTLLMLGLITGAMLLSVMHLAGAVGVRLAADPATGLLDHGAPLGAEYHQEPVLAQIAAAVFAGFPPMFYLVSVTTGLVLVLAADTAFSGFPALAGALGRDQFLPRRLSRRGDRPAYARRAIVLWVGAVALIAGCQASVSRLVQLYIVGLLISLTLAQIGVVRHWNQQLATATDPTIRRRVRRSRIINSVGAVLTGAALLLLVPTSLAQGAWAAPVIASAVLVGLYLAMSGIRRHYRSFDREIAISGPDTPRLTPARLHAVVLVSRLHRPALRALNYALSTQPSSIEAVTVDVGDGAADQLLRDWADAGLPVPLTVLNSPLHDVIDPVVSYVRSARADSPRELVGVFLPEYRPRRWWEQALHNRTAQRLRAALRLTPGVVVAPVPWWLGAPSDRDNTHVAIGRRPAGSREPEFRHQSQTQENA from the coding sequence GTGCGTGACTTCGCCGACCCCGTCAAGCGGCTCCCCGCTGGCTCCCCGGCACCCGGCCCGGCTCCGGGCGGCGCCCTGCTGCCCAAGCGCGTGGCCCTGCCGGCATTAGCCGCCCCGACCCTGTCCGGCGTCGGCTACGCACCGGATGCGATTCTCACAACGCTGGCAGTTGCGGGAGTAACCGCTACGGCAGCGTCGTCCTGGGTGATGCTCGCAGCTGTCGGCCTGCTCATCATTGTGGTCGTCTCATACCGGCAGATCGCTTACGCCTATCCCGGCAGCAGCGACTACGAGGTAGCCGCCTCGGGCCTCGGGCACCGGGCGGGCGTGGCAACCGCCGCGGCCATGCTCTGGGACTACGTGCTCATTGTCGCAGTCTCCACCTGTGCCGCCACCAGCTACCTGGCCTCCGTCGTCCCCGGGCTGGCCGCCCACAAGCAGGCCGGGGCGGTGGCGGTTACCACCGTCCTGGCCGTGATGAACCTGCGCGGAAAGCGACGACCGGGAGGCGCCTTCGCGCTGTGCACCTATGTGTACTTGGCGGCGGTGGCCGCCACGGCCGTGAGCGGCCTGATCCAGGAACTGGCCGGCAACCTGGGGCGGGCTCCCTCCGCGGGCTACGAGTTGGCCTCTCAGGACGGCTGGGAGCAGGGGCTGACCGGCCTGGCCGGCGTCCTGCTCATCCTGCGGGCCTGGGCCTTGGGCGGCGTCGCCCTGACCGGCGTGGGGGAGATCGTCAGAGCCGTGCCCGGCTTCCGCCGGCCCAAGTCCAGGAACGCCGCCACCACCTTGCTGATGCTCGGGCTCATCACCGGCGCCATGCTGCTGAGCGTGATGCACCTCGCAGGCGCCGTCGGCGTGCGTCTCGCCGCAGACCCCGCAACCGGGCTGCTGGACCATGGGGCGCCACTGGGCGCGGAGTACCACCAGGAGCCTGTACTGGCGCAGATCGCCGCCGCCGTGTTCGCCGGCTTCCCGCCCATGTTCTACCTCGTGAGCGTAACTACCGGCCTCGTTCTGGTTCTGGCGGCCGATACCGCATTCAGCGGCTTCCCCGCACTGGCCGGGGCGCTCGGCCGCGACCAGTTCCTGCCCCGCCGACTCTCGCGGCGCGGCGACCGTCCGGCCTATGCGCGGCGCGCCATCGTGCTGTGGGTCGGGGCAGTCGCCCTCATAGCCGGATGCCAGGCAAGCGTCAGCCGCCTCGTACAGCTATACATCGTCGGCCTGCTCATCTCCCTGACACTTGCGCAAATCGGCGTGGTGCGCCACTGGAACCAGCAGCTGGCCACGGCCACCGACCCCACCATCCGCCGCCGTGTGCGGCGCTCGCGGATCATCAACAGCGTTGGCGCGGTGTTAACCGGCGCTGCGCTGCTGCTGCTGGTGCCGACCAGCCTTGCCCAAGGCGCCTGGGCCGCCCCGGTCATCGCCTCGGCCGTACTGGTGGGCCTGTACCTGGCCATGAGTGGTATTCGCCGCCATTACCGGAGCTTCGACCGGGAGATTGCCATTAGCGGCCCGGATACCCCCCGGTTGACGCCCGCACGCCTACACGCCGTCGTCCTGGTCTCCCGCCTGCACCGGCCGGCCCTGAGAGCACTGAACTACGCCCTGTCCACGCAGCCGTCCTCCATCGAAGCCGTTACCGTGGATGTGGGCGACGGTGCCGCTGACCAGCTCCTGCGGGACTGGGCGGATGCCGGGCTGCCCGTTCCGCTCACGGTGCTCAACTCGCCGCTCCACGACGTTATCGACCCCGTGGTCTCCTATGTGCGCAGCGCGCGGGCGGACTCGCCCCGGGAACTGGTAGGAGTATTCCTGCCCGAGTACCGGCCGAGGCGCTGGTGGGAGCAGGCTCTGCACAACCGGACCGCGCAACGTCTGAGGGCGGCTCTGCGGCTCACCCCCGGAGTGGTGGTCGCCCCGGTGCCCTGGTGGCTGGGTGCGCCGTCGGACCGGGACAATACGCACGTTGCCATCGGCCGCAGACCCGCCGGCTCACGGGAACCGGAATTCCGCCACCAGTCCCAGACGCAGGAGAACGCATGA